The Gordonia sp. KTR9 genome contains a region encoding:
- a CDS encoding TetR/AcrR family transcriptional regulator, translating to MSAETTGVASGRPRDPRIDSAVLDAAAELLVDVGYRKLTMAAIADRAGTTKTALYRRWSGKAELVHDVAFSRMARLPPSRGAVEADLRIMVAAARDLFASPVTRAALPGLISDMAAEPELAARVHAGFADVFGALRDRLVVAVERGEVHPDVDPDRLIEAVGGAAMLHALLLDDREFDTAWADQLSALVVHGVLR from the coding sequence ATGAGCGCTGAGACGACAGGAGTTGCCTCGGGGCGTCCGCGTGACCCCCGTATCGACTCGGCGGTGCTCGACGCCGCGGCGGAGCTACTCGTCGACGTCGGATACCGCAAGCTGACGATGGCCGCGATCGCTGATCGCGCGGGGACGACGAAGACCGCGCTCTACCGCCGCTGGTCGGGCAAGGCGGAGCTGGTGCACGATGTGGCGTTCTCCCGGATGGCGCGGCTACCGCCGTCCAGGGGTGCGGTCGAGGCCGATCTCCGGATCATGGTGGCGGCGGCGCGCGATCTGTTCGCCAGCCCGGTGACCCGCGCCGCACTGCCCGGGCTCATCTCGGACATGGCTGCCGAACCCGAGCTCGCGGCGCGCGTGCACGCCGGCTTCGCGGACGTGTTCGGCGCGTTGCGTGACCGGCTGGTGGTCGCGGTGGAGCGCGGCGAGGTGCACCCGGATGTGGATCCGGACCGGCTCATCGAGGCCGTCGGCGGGGCGGCGATGTTGCACGCACTGTTGCTCGACGACCGCGAATTCGACACCGCGTGGGCCGATCAGCTCAGTGCACTGGTCGTGCACGGAGTTCTCCGATGA
- a CDS encoding alpha/beta hydrolase, which yields MGGFDGVATLVHLARGGQIGESHETPHTLIADGPHRTLRRYGSDDEVVAAVGTGRRPVLLIPPLAVSTACYDLAEGLSVVQFLLSTGRVPYVLDFGDMTRADRHLGFADFFDDIVPGAVAATVADFYGTDDRRESGSPSGTADVDVLAWSIGGTIALLTAAANPDLPLASVVAVGTPLDYAKVPPYPLVKNVMRPVGATPVKLVLRALGGIPAPLVRLAYRGTAWQRELKKPGYILRNADDTDALARMKAIDRFQETMPGYPGKVSEQMWENFIMRGELAEGVLDFDGRVVDLAEVAVPVALFGSHRDAIVSWAAAHHGVELLAGSPHVDFTTVETSHLGLIAGSAAVEYTWPRIDEFLNGLDRRDP from the coding sequence GTGGGAGGCTTCGACGGCGTCGCGACGCTGGTTCATCTGGCGCGCGGCGGACAGATCGGTGAGTCGCACGAGACCCCGCACACGCTCATCGCCGACGGGCCGCATCGCACACTGCGGCGGTACGGCAGCGACGACGAGGTGGTCGCGGCCGTCGGCACCGGACGCCGGCCGGTGCTGCTGATCCCGCCGCTCGCGGTGTCGACGGCGTGCTACGACCTCGCCGAGGGACTGTCCGTGGTGCAGTTCCTGCTGTCGACCGGCCGGGTCCCCTACGTGCTCGACTTCGGCGACATGACCCGCGCCGACCGTCACCTGGGGTTCGCCGACTTCTTCGACGACATCGTCCCCGGGGCCGTCGCCGCGACGGTCGCGGACTTCTACGGCACCGACGACCGGCGTGAGTCCGGCTCGCCGTCGGGTACCGCCGACGTCGACGTGCTGGCCTGGAGCATCGGCGGGACAATCGCCCTGCTGACCGCGGCCGCGAACCCGGATCTGCCGCTGGCCTCGGTGGTCGCGGTCGGGACTCCGCTCGATTACGCCAAGGTCCCGCCCTATCCGCTGGTGAAGAACGTGATGCGGCCCGTCGGTGCGACACCGGTGAAGCTGGTCCTGCGCGCACTCGGCGGGATTCCCGCGCCGCTGGTGCGCCTCGCCTACCGAGGTACGGCGTGGCAGCGCGAACTGAAGAAGCCCGGGTACATCCTGCGCAACGCCGACGACACCGACGCCCTCGCGCGGATGAAGGCCATCGACCGGTTCCAGGAGACGATGCCCGGCTACCCGGGCAAGGTGTCCGAGCAGATGTGGGAGAACTTCATCATGCGCGGCGAGCTGGCCGAGGGCGTGCTCGACTTCGACGGCCGCGTCGTCGATCTCGCCGAGGTCGCGGTACCGGTCGCGCTGTTCGGCAGTCACCGGGACGCGATCGTCAGCTGGGCGGCGGCCCATCACGGGGTCGAACTCCTGGCGGGGTCGCCGCACGTGGACTTCACCACCGTCGAGACCAGTCATCTCGGGCTGATCGCCGGGTCCGCCGCGGTCGAGTACACCTGGCCGCGGATCGACGAGTTCCTGAACGGACTGGACCGCCGCGACCCGTAG
- a CDS encoding GMC oxidoreductase: MTGVSPTRRTFLRAAAMTAAGAATTVVAGAGPASADPSRRIRRTREEHRVVIAGSGFGGGVAALRLAQAGVPVLLLERGRRWSTGPNSETFPRASSPDKRMLWHESTPNLFGKPLSVEPYVGLFESVAGANMTALCPAGLGGGSLVYQGMTLQPSEAVFNEHFPDALDWQLLNRVHYPRVARMLKIAVAPDSVVRSPQYLAPRQFAKRVRAEGLPLQKIPMPIDWGYAAAELRGEMKPAYTNGDGAIGVNNGGKHSVDVTYIRQAEATGRVQVRTLHTVRQVSRRPDGRWSLEVERTDESGKVVEHKELITRTLIMSAGSVNTTKLLVKARATGTVPDLPDGLGHGWGTNADRIYTWTSPSIDFGTVQGGPVVFGSPNWSDPKSAFTVIQASLPPLPVYTGTTMMVGFGVSSGRGVISYDSTIGDALIRWPHEGDSEIQTKHIDRTVRRIAGPDAILTDTNAVFPSTWHALGGANMGTVCDLEGRVEGQRGLYVIDGALMPGNTAACNPSMTIAAVAERALDRIVAEDVGTVI; the protein is encoded by the coding sequence ATGACCGGGGTGTCACCGACGAGACGTACCTTCCTCCGAGCGGCGGCGATGACCGCGGCGGGCGCGGCGACAACCGTCGTCGCCGGCGCCGGTCCGGCGTCGGCTGATCCCTCGCGGCGAATTCGGCGGACACGCGAGGAGCATCGGGTGGTGATCGCCGGCTCGGGTTTCGGCGGTGGCGTCGCGGCGCTTCGCCTCGCGCAGGCCGGTGTGCCGGTCCTGCTGCTCGAGCGGGGCCGACGGTGGTCGACGGGTCCGAACTCGGAGACGTTCCCGCGTGCGTCCAGTCCGGACAAGCGGATGTTGTGGCACGAGTCGACCCCGAATCTCTTCGGCAAGCCGTTGAGCGTCGAACCCTATGTGGGACTGTTCGAGTCGGTCGCCGGCGCCAACATGACCGCACTGTGCCCGGCCGGACTCGGCGGCGGTTCGCTTGTCTACCAGGGCATGACCCTGCAACCGAGCGAAGCGGTGTTCAACGAGCACTTTCCCGACGCGCTCGACTGGCAACTGCTGAACCGGGTGCATTACCCGAGGGTCGCGCGGATGCTGAAGATCGCGGTGGCGCCCGACTCGGTGGTCCGTTCTCCCCAATATCTGGCACCGCGACAGTTCGCCAAGAGGGTCAGGGCCGAGGGCCTTCCGCTGCAGAAGATCCCGATGCCGATCGACTGGGGTTATGCCGCAGCCGAACTGCGCGGCGAGATGAAGCCCGCGTACACCAACGGCGACGGCGCCATCGGCGTGAACAACGGTGGCAAGCACAGCGTCGACGTCACCTACATCCGTCAGGCCGAGGCGACCGGGCGCGTGCAGGTCCGCACCCTGCACACGGTTCGGCAGGTCTCCCGCCGACCCGACGGCCGCTGGTCCCTCGAGGTCGAACGCACCGACGAGTCCGGAAAAGTGGTGGAACACAAGGAATTGATCACACGGACCCTCATCATGTCCGCGGGAAGTGTGAACACCACCAAGTTGCTGGTGAAGGCACGCGCGACGGGCACCGTGCCGGACCTGCCGGATGGTCTGGGGCACGGGTGGGGCACCAACGCCGACCGGATCTACACCTGGACCAGCCCCAGCATCGACTTCGGGACGGTGCAGGGCGGTCCGGTCGTCTTCGGCAGTCCCAACTGGAGTGACCCGAAAAGTGCGTTCACCGTCATCCAGGCATCCCTTCCGCCGCTGCCCGTCTACACCGGCACGACGATGATGGTCGGCTTCGGAGTGAGCTCGGGTCGCGGTGTCATCTCCTACGACTCGACGATCGGGGATGCGTTGATCCGCTGGCCGCACGAGGGTGACTCGGAGATCCAGACCAAGCACATCGACCGAACGGTTCGGCGGATCGCCGGGCCGGACGCCATCCTCACCGACACCAACGCGGTGTTCCCGTCGACCTGGCACGCACTGGGCGGGGCCAACATGGGCACGGTCTGCGACCTCGAGGGACGGGTCGAGGGCCAGCGCGGGCTCTACGTGATCGACGGCGCACTGATGCCCGGCAACACCGCGGCGTGCAATCCCTCGATGACCATCGCCGCGGTGGCCGAGCGTGCACTCGACCGGATCGTCGCCGAGGACGTCGGCACGGTGATCTGA
- a CDS encoding type 1 glutamine amidotransferase domain-containing protein, whose translation MAEELNGTTIAFLVASEGAEQVELTEPWKSVEACGGKPVLVSTDSGTVQAFNHLDKADTFPVDLTLEDARVMDFDALVLPGGVANPDFLRTSEPAVRFVRSFFDAGKPVAAICHAPWTLIEADVVRGRTLTSFPSVRTDVINAGGTWVDEEVVTCRDGDNVLITSRKPDDLAAFNAAIVAEVAHSNVAS comes from the coding sequence ATGGCCGAAGAACTCAACGGCACCACGATCGCCTTCCTGGTCGCCTCGGAGGGCGCCGAGCAGGTCGAACTCACCGAGCCCTGGAAGTCGGTCGAGGCGTGCGGCGGAAAGCCCGTCCTGGTGTCCACCGACTCGGGGACCGTCCAGGCGTTCAACCACCTCGACAAGGCCGACACCTTTCCGGTCGACCTCACCCTCGAGGACGCTCGGGTGATGGATTTCGACGCGCTGGTCCTGCCCGGCGGTGTCGCGAACCCCGACTTCCTGCGTACTTCGGAACCCGCCGTGCGATTCGTGCGCAGCTTCTTCGACGCGGGCAAGCCGGTGGCGGCCATCTGCCATGCGCCCTGGACCCTCATCGAGGCCGACGTGGTCCGCGGGCGGACGCTCACGTCCTTCCCGAGCGTGCGGACCGACGTGATCAATGCCGGCGGCACCTGGGTCGACGAGGAGGTCGTGACGTGTCGAGACGGTGACAACGTTCTGATCACCAGTCGCAAACCCGACGACCTGGCAGCGTTCAACGCCGCGATCGTGGCCGAAGTCGCCCACAGCAACGTCGCGAGCTGA
- a CDS encoding phosphotransferase family protein: MATEPAVEQVDHLQRSSRDNTSVPDTLARWLAEQDDTPDAAPEVTVAAGVDSNGMSSETIPVSVSWPGEPTRHWVMRMAPSSADVPVFRSYRMDHQYETMRLIARFSDVPVPAVHHLEPSGSLLGAPFFLMDRCEGEVPPDVMPYTFGDNWFGDAAESDRRRAQESVVGVIADLHSIPDAARHFGFLADDLPAGDTLLARLLAWLRDWYDFSVDGIGRSPLVERALAWLADNFPDDIARTEPVLSWGDSRIGNVMFVDFTPTAVLDWEMARTGPRELDIAWVVFAHRVFQELATMAGLPGLPDLLRENDVRDTYRQRTGVELGDLRWFYVHAAVQWCCVFMRTGARRVHFGELERPDDVDGTLFYHRPLLERLLEED; the protein is encoded by the coding sequence ATGGCCACCGAACCCGCCGTCGAGCAGGTCGACCACCTGCAACGCTCCAGCCGGGACAACACCTCGGTCCCGGACACGCTCGCACGCTGGCTGGCCGAGCAGGACGACACTCCCGACGCCGCGCCCGAGGTCACGGTGGCCGCCGGCGTCGACAGCAACGGCATGTCGTCGGAGACCATCCCCGTGTCGGTGTCCTGGCCCGGGGAGCCCACCCGGCACTGGGTGATGCGGATGGCCCCGTCGAGCGCCGACGTCCCCGTCTTCCGCTCCTACCGGATGGATCACCAGTACGAGACGATGCGGTTGATCGCACGGTTCAGCGACGTCCCGGTCCCCGCGGTCCACCACCTCGAGCCCAGCGGCTCACTGCTGGGTGCGCCGTTCTTCCTGATGGACCGATGCGAGGGCGAGGTCCCGCCCGACGTGATGCCGTACACGTTCGGCGACAACTGGTTCGGGGACGCCGCCGAGTCCGACCGCCGCCGCGCCCAGGAGTCGGTCGTCGGGGTGATCGCCGACCTCCACTCCATCCCCGACGCGGCGCGGCACTTCGGCTTCCTCGCCGACGACCTCCCCGCCGGCGACACCCTCCTCGCCCGTCTGCTCGCCTGGCTTCGGGATTGGTACGACTTCTCGGTGGACGGAATCGGTCGGTCGCCTCTGGTCGAACGGGCACTCGCCTGGCTGGCCGACAACTTCCCCGACGATATCGCGAGGACCGAACCCGTTCTGTCCTGGGGTGATTCACGTATCGGGAACGTGATGTTCGTCGATTTCACCCCCACGGCGGTCCTCGACTGGGAGATGGCGCGCACCGGTCCACGCGAACTCGACATCGCCTGGGTGGTGTTCGCGCACCGGGTCTTTCAGGAACTGGCGACGATGGCGGGCCTCCCGGGTCTGCCGGACCTGCTGCGTGAGAACGACGTCCGCGACACCTACCGGCAGCGAACCGGCGTCGAACTGGGCGACCTGCGCTGGTTCTACGTGCACGCCGCGGTGCAGTGGTGCTGCGTCTTCATGCGCACCGGCGCCCGCCGCGTGCACTTCGGCGAACTCGAACGCCCCGACGACGTCGACGGCACCCTGTTCTACCACCGACCATTGCTCGAACGACTCCTCGAGGAGGACTGA
- a CDS encoding OPT family oligopeptide transporter, whose protein sequence is MATAPPATANLRELTLRGAVLGGIITLVFTAANVYLGLKVGLTFATAIPAAVISMSILRYFANHSVVENNIVQTIASAAGTLSAIIFVIPGLVIIGWWTGFPYWITMAVCAIGGILGVMYSIPLRRALVTGSDLPYPEGVAAAEVLKVGDSAGGATENKAGLRTIVLGSVASAAFALLTKLKLLSDSISTTIKIGTGGTLFSAGLSMSLIGIGHLVGVTVGIAMLVGVVISYVVLLPIETQGRTAGEDLGDAVGEIFANDVRLIGAGAIAIAAIWTLIKVIGPIVRGIRAAMVSSRSRREGVTVDITERDMPINIVGGSILVLLVPIGFLLWNFVHDTVLEGNATGIIAVSIVFVFVIGLAVASVCGYMAGLIGSSNSPISGVGILVVLIAALLVKLTFGPADASQTDALIAYTLFTAAVVFGVATISNDNLQDLKTGQLVGATPWKQQVALIIGVLFGSAVIPPILQLMYEAFGFVGAPGATEDALAAPQAGLLTTLAQGVLGADLNWGLIGIGALIGAVVIVIDELLGRAGRFRLPPLAVGMGMYLPMSVVLVIPIGAFIGHFYNRWAERSGGAVEHKKRMGVLLATGLIVGEALFGVVFAGIVAATGDDSALAIVGDGFERWAQILGVIVFAATIAFLYDRVRKIAIASSAESPTTTGTKD, encoded by the coding sequence ATGGCCACTGCGCCTCCGGCCACGGCGAACCTGAGGGAACTGACGCTTCGAGGAGCCGTCCTCGGCGGGATCATCACGCTGGTCTTCACCGCAGCCAACGTCTATCTCGGACTCAAGGTCGGCCTCACCTTCGCCACCGCGATCCCGGCGGCCGTCATCTCGATGAGCATCCTCCGGTACTTCGCGAACCACTCGGTGGTGGAGAACAACATCGTCCAGACCATCGCGTCCGCGGCGGGGACGCTGTCGGCGATCATCTTCGTCATCCCCGGTCTGGTCATCATCGGGTGGTGGACGGGCTTCCCGTACTGGATCACGATGGCGGTCTGCGCGATCGGCGGAATCCTGGGCGTCATGTACTCCATCCCGCTGCGTCGCGCGCTGGTCACCGGATCCGACCTGCCCTATCCCGAAGGTGTTGCGGCGGCCGAGGTCCTGAAGGTCGGCGACTCCGCGGGCGGTGCCACCGAGAACAAGGCGGGCCTGCGCACGATCGTTCTCGGCTCGGTCGCGTCGGCCGCCTTCGCGTTGCTCACCAAACTGAAGCTGCTCTCCGACTCGATCTCGACGACGATCAAGATCGGCACGGGCGGAACGCTGTTCAGTGCCGGTCTGTCGATGTCGCTGATCGGCATCGGCCACCTCGTCGGGGTGACCGTGGGCATCGCCATGCTCGTCGGGGTGGTGATCTCCTACGTCGTGCTGCTGCCAATCGAGACCCAGGGGCGCACGGCGGGAGAGGATCTCGGCGATGCGGTCGGTGAGATCTTCGCCAATGACGTGCGGCTCATCGGTGCCGGGGCGATCGCCATCGCGGCCATCTGGACCCTGATCAAGGTCATCGGTCCGATCGTGCGTGGGATCAGGGCGGCCATGGTCTCCTCCCGATCGCGCCGTGAGGGGGTGACGGTGGACATCACCGAGCGGGACATGCCGATCAACATCGTCGGCGGCAGCATCCTCGTGCTGCTCGTCCCGATCGGGTTCCTGCTGTGGAACTTCGTCCACGACACGGTCCTGGAGGGCAATGCGACCGGGATCATCGCGGTCAGCATCGTGTTCGTGTTCGTCATCGGACTTGCCGTCGCCTCGGTGTGCGGTTACATGGCGGGCCTCATCGGGTCGTCGAACAGCCCGATCTCCGGTGTCGGCATCCTGGTGGTCCTCATCGCCGCGCTGCTCGTCAAGCTGACCTTCGGGCCCGCGGACGCCTCGCAGACCGACGCGCTCATCGCCTACACGCTGTTCACCGCCGCGGTCGTCTTCGGTGTCGCGACCATCTCCAACGACAACCTGCAGGACCTCAAGACCGGTCAGCTCGTCGGGGCGACCCCGTGGAAACAGCAGGTGGCCCTGATCATCGGTGTGCTGTTCGGGTCCGCCGTGATCCCGCCGATCCTGCAGCTGATGTACGAGGCCTTCGGGTTCGTCGGTGCGCCGGGAGCGACCGAGGACGCGCTCGCGGCACCGCAGGCCGGCCTGCTGACGACCCTCGCGCAGGGCGTGCTGGGGGCGGACCTGAACTGGGGACTCATCGGTATCGGGGCGCTGATCGGCGCCGTGGTGATCGTGATCGACGAACTCCTCGGCCGCGCAGGGCGATTCCGCTTGCCGCCGCTGGCCGTCGGCATGGGCATGTACCTGCCGATGTCGGTGGTCCTGGTCATCCCGATCGGTGCGTTCATCGGCCACTTCTACAACCGGTGGGCCGAACGCAGTGGCGGCGCGGTTGAACACAAGAAGCGGATGGGCGTTCTGCTGGCCACCGGTCTGATCGTCGGCGAGGCGCTCTTCGGCGTGGTCTTCGCCGGGATCGTCGCGGCGACCGGCGACGACTCGGCACTGGCGATCGTCGGAGACGGGTTCGAGCGATGGGCACAGATCCTCGGCGTCATCGTCTTCGCCGCGACGATCGCCTTCCTCTACGACCGGGTCCGCAAGATCGCGATCGCGAGCTCAGCAGAGTCGCCGACGACCACCGGCACGAAGGACTGA
- a CDS encoding sensor histidine kinase, translated as MTTRTTDDADGPRSAGAGSGASGPRTAESVGVRQRPALSARWRITAWIMLTTFLLLAVVFVVTRNLLLRDVDSRANHDVAQEASEFRTFAAEGVDPTTTEPFTSVSRLLEVFLSRQSAGQGEVMAGVVGDTEILELPGNAWPAAGEGPRVLDELRAQTGPAGVLMTDHGEIRWGKVDLEPVGASPADPAAAQPGTFIVGIYTDPGRELVDRTMRVLAIVGLAGMIVTTGVAYLVAGRILAPVRSVRVVAAEISENDLTARVPVIGRDDVAALAQTFNAMLDRIEDAYTTQRQFVDDAGHELRTPITVVRGHLELLPDDPEERRKTLDLVDSELGRMGRIVGDLLLLAKSEQPDFVVARTADAAQLMLDIESKVQPLGDREWLLMEVAEGTCIVDHERITQAMLQYASNAVRHTHDGSVIQLGSRFAGAGTQRHLSIWITDDGPGIEQEDAARIFERFQRGRSASAPEHSAGAGLGLAIVRAIADAHHGVAWVRSIPGHGATFGIDVPAPDNSYAGAAPSAPGEGERR; from the coding sequence ATGACGACCAGGACGACTGACGACGCCGACGGGCCGAGATCAGCCGGCGCCGGGAGCGGAGCGAGCGGGCCGAGAACAGCCGAGAGCGTGGGTGTGCGACAGCGCCCCGCGCTCTCGGCGCGCTGGCGTATCACGGCCTGGATCATGCTCACCACGTTCCTGCTGCTGGCGGTGGTGTTCGTGGTGACCCGCAACCTGCTGCTCCGCGACGTCGACAGCCGGGCCAATCATGACGTCGCGCAGGAGGCCAGCGAGTTCCGGACGTTCGCGGCCGAGGGGGTCGACCCGACGACCACCGAACCGTTCACCTCGGTGTCACGGCTGCTCGAGGTGTTCCTGTCCCGGCAGTCTGCCGGGCAGGGCGAGGTCATGGCCGGTGTCGTCGGTGACACCGAGATCCTGGAACTGCCGGGTAATGCATGGCCGGCTGCGGGCGAGGGACCCCGGGTGCTCGACGAGCTGCGAGCCCAGACCGGTCCGGCCGGTGTGCTGATGACCGACCACGGTGAGATCCGCTGGGGGAAGGTCGATCTGGAGCCGGTCGGTGCGTCCCCGGCCGACCCGGCGGCGGCGCAGCCGGGGACGTTCATCGTCGGCATCTACACCGATCCCGGGAGGGAGTTGGTGGACCGCACGATGCGGGTCCTCGCGATCGTCGGCCTGGCCGGCATGATCGTCACCACCGGTGTCGCCTACCTGGTCGCCGGCCGGATTCTGGCGCCGGTGCGCAGCGTGCGGGTGGTCGCCGCGGAGATCAGTGAGAACGACCTCACCGCACGCGTGCCGGTCATCGGACGTGATGACGTGGCCGCGCTGGCGCAGACGTTCAACGCGATGCTCGACCGCATCGAGGACGCCTACACGACGCAGCGTCAGTTCGTCGACGACGCCGGCCACGAACTGCGCACACCCATCACGGTCGTGCGCGGTCATCTCGAGCTGTTGCCCGATGATCCGGAGGAACGACGCAAGACGCTCGACCTCGTCGACAGCGAGCTGGGTCGCATGGGGCGCATCGTCGGGGACCTGCTGCTGTTGGCGAAATCCGAGCAACCCGACTTCGTGGTTGCCAGGACGGCTGATGCGGCTCAGCTGATGCTCGACATCGAGTCGAAGGTCCAGCCGCTCGGTGATCGGGAGTGGTTGCTCATGGAGGTTGCCGAGGGGACGTGCATCGTCGACCACGAGCGGATCACCCAGGCGATGCTGCAATACGCGTCGAACGCGGTCCGCCACACCCACGACGGCTCCGTGATCCAGCTGGGGTCACGGTTCGCCGGTGCTGGCACGCAACGCCACCTGTCGATCTGGATCACCGATGACGGTCCGGGCATCGAGCAGGAGGACGCGGCGCGGATCTTCGAACGTTTCCAGCGCGGCCGGAGCGCGTCGGCACCGGAGCACTCGGCCGGCGCCGGCCTGGGTCTGGCGATCGTGCGTGCCATCGCCGACGCCCATCATGGCGTTGCCTGGGTGCGAAGCATCCCGGGTCACGGTGCGACGTTCGGCATCGACGTCCCGGCCCCCGACAACTCGTACGCCGGCGCGGCGCCGTCGGCGCCAGGAGAAGGAGAACGGCGATGA
- a CDS encoding response regulator transcription factor — translation MSRVLIAEDDARIASFIGNGLRAAGYSTEHVSDGLSALEAVRGGGFDMVVLDIGLPSMDGFDVLYCMRGEGITTPVVVLTARDSVSDTVSGLEGGANDYMTKPFQFAELLARIRLRLVDDSAVASENLLAAGDLRLDLKSRRARVGTDTIDLTAREFALLEVFLRHPDQVLSREQILGHVWGYDFDPASNVVDVYVRALRNKIGSHRLETVRGMGYRLRAVD, via the coding sequence ATGAGCCGTGTTCTGATCGCCGAAGACGACGCGAGGATCGCCTCGTTCATCGGCAACGGCTTGCGTGCGGCGGGATACAGCACCGAGCACGTGTCCGACGGACTGTCGGCGCTCGAAGCCGTGCGCGGCGGCGGTTTCGACATGGTCGTCCTCGACATCGGTCTGCCGTCGATGGACGGGTTCGACGTGCTGTACTGCATGCGAGGCGAGGGGATCACGACGCCGGTGGTCGTGCTCACCGCCCGAGACAGCGTGAGCGACACGGTGAGTGGGCTCGAAGGCGGGGCCAACGACTACATGACCAAGCCCTTCCAATTCGCCGAACTGCTCGCCCGAATCCGGCTCCGGCTCGTCGACGACTCGGCCGTCGCGTCGGAGAACCTGTTGGCCGCCGGGGATCTGCGGTTGGATCTGAAGTCGCGGCGGGCGCGGGTGGGCACGGACACGATCGATCTCACCGCGCGCGAATTCGCACTGCTGGAGGTGTTTCTCCGGCACCCCGATCAGGTGCTGTCCCGCGAGCAGATCCTCGGCCACGTCTGGGGTTACGACTTCGACCCGGCCTCGAACGTCGTCGACGTCTATGTGCGGGCGCTCCGGAACAAGATCGGCTCGCATCGACTGGAGACGGTGCGCGGCATGGGATATCGGCTTCGCGCAGTCGACTAG
- a CDS encoding maleylpyruvate isomerase family mycothiol-dependent enzyme: MSEGALPRAIDDFTAGAEHLTQVVDLIDDDMWDGPGLGEWSLRSLVGHASRSLTTVVSYLAEPSSDVELHSTAEYFASIRGYGDPAEVRRRGVDAGLALGDDPRTGVRERRAQAVEVLAGADDRPLTTPFGGIMLSDYLPTRTFELAVHGLDISRAIGADLPLPASVLASALSTAVATAALTGQGEQVLLTLTGRESAPVSVV; this comes from the coding sequence ATGAGCGAGGGGGCACTGCCGCGCGCGATCGACGACTTCACGGCCGGAGCCGAGCATCTGACGCAAGTGGTCGACCTGATCGACGACGACATGTGGGACGGTCCCGGACTCGGCGAGTGGTCGCTGCGATCGCTGGTGGGGCACGCGAGTCGATCGCTGACCACCGTCGTCAGCTACCTTGCCGAGCCGAGCTCGGATGTCGAGTTGCATTCCACCGCAGAGTATTTCGCTTCCATCCGCGGCTACGGCGACCCCGCCGAGGTCCGCCGGCGCGGAGTCGACGCCGGCCTGGCACTGGGAGACGATCCGCGAACCGGGGTGCGGGAACGTCGGGCGCAGGCCGTCGAAGTCCTTGCGGGAGCGGATGATCGTCCGCTGACGACGCCGTTCGGCGGCATCATGCTGTCGGACTACCTGCCGACCCGGACCTTCGAACTCGCGGTGCACGGCCTCGACATCTCCCGCGCGATCGGAGCGGATCTCCCGCTACCGGCGTCGGTGCTCGCCTCGGCCCTGTCGACCGCAGTGGCGACGGCAGCACTCACCGGCCAGGGCGAGCAGGTGCTGCTCACCCTGACCGGCCGGGAGTCGGCGCCGGTGTCCGTGGTCTGA
- a CDS encoding TetR/AcrR family transcriptional regulator — protein MGEGKTEQSARTRALLIGSAEKLIALNGVAAVSNRQISKAAGQGNNYAVGHHFGSKDDLLRATLTSHNVPIERLRRKCLAEVGPDPGVRDWLGCLVGPEVEYLAQLGAPSYFARFFAQVSSDPSATVLLYEETARSEALMTILDRFYGSLPTFPDDVLAVRNNLTRHMIVNALADIERAAEVPAPGAAPQTWQHQRDLVVDALTGMWLAPVTPP, from the coding sequence ATGGGCGAAGGCAAGACGGAGCAGTCTGCCCGCACTCGTGCGCTGCTGATCGGCTCGGCCGAGAAGCTGATCGCCCTCAACGGCGTGGCAGCCGTGTCGAACCGCCAGATCAGCAAGGCGGCCGGTCAGGGCAACAACTACGCCGTCGGCCACCACTTCGGTTCCAAGGACGATCTTCTCCGCGCCACGCTCACCTCGCACAACGTCCCGATCGAACGCCTCCGCCGCAAGTGTCTGGCGGAGGTCGGACCCGACCCGGGGGTCCGCGACTGGCTCGGCTGCCTCGTCGGGCCGGAGGTCGAGTATCTGGCGCAACTCGGTGCACCCAGTTACTTCGCGCGGTTCTTCGCCCAGGTGTCGAGTGACCCGTCCGCGACAGTCCTGCTCTACGAGGAGACGGCGAGATCGGAAGCCCTCATGACGATTCTCGACCGCTTCTACGGCAGCTTGCCGACCTTCCCCGACGACGTGCTCGCGGTACGCAACAACCTGACGCGCCACATGATCGTCAACGCGCTGGCCGACATCGAGCGGGCAGCTGAGGTACCGGCGCCGGGAGCGGCACCCCAGACCTGGCAACATCAGCGCGATCTCGTCGTCGACGCGCTCACCGGCATGTGGCTCGCGCCGGTCACCCCACCGTGA